Genomic DNA from Desulfuromonas versatilis:
CCCGGCGGCAAAGGTGTCAAAATGATCGACGGGCTGACAAAATATTGACCTGGTAGGGCGGGAGGCTCAATGGAGAGGAGGCCTGGCGTCGATGGTGAGGGTTCGCTGGTTGCCGCGCTGCATGATCTCACGCTTGAGTTGTTCGAACTCCTGCTGGGTGATCAGGTTGCTCTCCAACATCCGGGCGACCCGGTCCAGGTCGCGCACCCGCAGCGTTTCCGGATCTTCCAGCTGATGAACCTCCTGTGAAATGTCTCGCTCCAGGGCAGGGTGGCCGTTGCCGGGGCTGCCGACCCGGACCGAGGCCAGGCCGCCGAGAAAGCTGATCTCGAGCGAGCGCCCCTTGAAGGCCGGATCGTTGATGACGTCGCGCAGGCTACGGTTGGTCTGGCGCAGCCGCCGGAAAAACAGGAACCCCGAAAGCCCCACCAGCAGCAGACCTCCCAGGACGATCCAGACCATGTACTCGACCACCCCGCGGAAAAATACCACTGCCAGTCCCAGCAGGATGATCAACACGGCGTGCAGGATCAGCACGAAGTAGGTGATGAAGATGCTCCCCATCAGCCCTTTTTCTTTCGGTTGGTTTTCGGACATCGGGTGACTCGCCTTTTTCTGCTTCGCTGATTCCCTGCTGGATGGGAAGGTTGCCATTGGGCCGGAGGACATCTTAGCACTTTGCCAACCGGTTCAGCCAGTGTCTTGATCCGGCGACGGTTTAGTTTGAATGATTTCGGGCAGGCAGCGGGCGGGGTCGGCCGCGGAGCGGGCAGGCCTCTGCCGCCTGGCCCGCCAGGCCAGGATTGTTCCACTCAGCGCTCCGGCGCCATGGGCCAGGGGGGCTGGTGCAAATGGCTGATCACCCAGCAGCTGCAGCCAGGACCCCCCGCTGAAAAAGTCCCCGATCACCTGGAGCGCCAGGGCCCCGAGGCAGCCCAGGCAGAGCCAGTGCCTGGGGCCCGCCGCGCCCAGACCGAGCCAGGCAAGGAAGGCGATCTGCGCCGTGGCGATTCCCGAAAGCCCCCCGTAAAAGGCCATCTGTGGCTGCAGCACCAGCAGGGCCAGGCTGATCGCCAGGGCGGAGCCGGTATACAACGCCCCGGCTGCGCAGCGTGGGCCCCGTTCAATCGCGGCCCCAGCCAGGGCGACCACCGCCAGGTCCAGCAGCAGGTGACTCGCCGAAAAGTGCACCAGGTGCCCGGAAAGCAGCCGCCAGAGCTCGCCTTGGCCGATCGCATGGCGGTCGAACACCAGGACCTCGGCCAGGCCCGGCACCAGGTAACTCAGAGAGGCCGCAGCCACCAGCAGCAGGGTCCAGGCGGGAAGCCTTCGACTCAATGGGATTCTCCCCGGCGGCCGGCCCGGCGGCTGCCCCCGAGCAGCGCCGCCAGAGCCAGCAGCAGCACCCCGGCGGCCCCTCCGCCCCGGTAGCCGGGCTGGTGGACGATGCGGACCTCTTCGGGGCGGCTGCGGACTGTCTCCTGGAATTGCACCAGCTGCTCTCTGAGATTGACCACCAGGTCCTCGGCCGCCCGGTCGAACCCCGCTCTGGAGTCGAGGCGCAGCTGCTCGCTGAGGTTCACCGGGGTGGCCTTGCCGGTGATCTGGCTGAGCCCGGGCGCCCGGAACAGCAGCTTGCGGCTGGGAATGTCGTACACCGCCGCATCGAGCATGGTGCTGGTGTCGTTTTTCTCGCCCCTGACCAGGTAGGCACCGACCAGGGTCCAGTAGCTCAGCGAGAGCAGTCCCTCGTCGGTGTGCTGGACCTGGTCGTAGGAGAGCAGGGCGATCACCTCGGTGCCGTACATGGTGCGGATCTGGTTGAGGTTGTCAAAGCTCCCTTCAGGCCTCAGGTAGGCCGAGGGGATCATTTCGATCCCTTTGACAAAGGGGTACTGGGTGAACTCGGCGCTGATCTTTTTCATCAGCTCCAGTTTGTCTTTTTCGCTCAGGTGCAGGCCGGTCTGCGCCGCCGTCGAGGGAACGAAGGCGATACCCACCGTCAGGGGCAGGGCCAGGGTGGGAACCTGGGGAACTTCCACCGGCTCGGCTTTTTGGGGGTAGAGAAACTGCACCACGCTGCTCGCCTTGTGGGTGCTTCGTG
This window encodes:
- the rhlP gene encoding rhombotarget lipoprotein (RhlP (RHombo-target LipoProtein) is a family of predicted lipoproteins that, in general, co-occurs with a form of rhombosortase, and that has an apparent cleavage site for that enzyme, a GlyGly motif, near the C-terminus.); the protein is MNRRGSRHLLTLLSLAAVLFLATAGCMTRSTHKASSVVQFLYPQKAEPVEVPQVPTLALPLTVGIAFVPSTAAQTGLHLSEKDKLELMKKISAEFTQYPFVKGIEMIPSAYLRPEGSFDNLNQIRTMYGTEVIALLSYDQVQHTDEGLLSLSYWTLVGAYLVRGEKNDTSTMLDAAVYDIPSRKLLFRAPGLSQITGKATPVNLSEQLRLDSRAGFDRAAEDLVVNLREQLVQFQETVRSRPEEVRIVHQPGYRGGGAAGVLLLALAALLGGSRRAGRRGESH
- the rrtA gene encoding rhombosortase; translated protein: MSRRLPAWTLLLVAAASLSYLVPGLAEVLVFDRHAIGQGELWRLLSGHLVHFSASHLLLDLAVVALAGAAIERGPRCAAGALYTGSALAISLALLVLQPQMAFYGGLSGIATAQIAFLAWLGLGAAGPRHWLCLGCLGALALQVIGDFFSGGSWLQLLGDQPFAPAPLAHGAGALSGTILAWRARRQRPARSAADPARCLPEIIQTKPSPDQDTG